GCCACATGCAATGTCTCGTGTGACGCCAAAGATGCCTTTCAAGGCGTCGCTGAAGCTGCACGCCAAGGCGATTTGCCAGGCACtcccgctttctcttcttaTCGTTGTAGAGACACGTGATCTCTACTATCGCGCTACCTGGGACGTCACCCCAGTCCCGCCGACCAAGTTCGAGGTCGGGGATGTTGTTGCGGTGTGTAATCGGTGGTACACACTGCCTACCTGGAGCCACGTCGTGTACAGTTGGTTTTCTAAGGTGCTGCTCAAGTCGTGCTGGGACGACGTCGGCGTCATTTCGTCAGTGAAAAACGGCAAACCCAATATCCTCTACGTGGACTTCCACGGTGTGCAGGAGCAACCCTTGGATGCGTTTCTGGAGGCGCGCTGCCCTCGcggagcggcggtgcggaAGCTGCACCGGGACGAAGGGGTGCCATCGCTCAGCCCTGACATAGCCGATCTCTTTCGCACAATGGTGCAGAAGATCTCTGTGGAGCCGTGGTTCCTTTTCTCCGCAAGCATGCGTGGCGGCAACGAGCACAAGTACTACGAGTTCTGTGTCGGCATGCACGAGCAGCGGTGTAAAATACGGTCCATgctgcaacggcggcagTCGCGAGCGGCGAttgaggcgcagcaggcTTCATTGAAGGAGATGGAGGTAATGCGGCAGCATCTCGCCAAGTTCGTGGAACCGGTGACACATTTTCACCTCTACAACGGTTCTCTTGTGGCATCTTTTTTCGCCACGTACGGGTTGGTTGACCGTGAGATGCCCTCACCGTCGCGATATGTGCCACAAGACTTTGCCCATACAATTCCGTTCCTCGGTGCCACTACGCTCGAGGAGCCCATTGTCTTCTTTAAAAACTGAGTAACAAAGGGCGGTAGCCACGCTTGACCAGCGGCTGCTGAAGTAGCAGCTGTCTCTCATCGTTTCGCGATGTATTCATCTGACTGGCTCCTGTGTTGGAAGGCGTCGTCGTGACCAGTCCTCACACAATCCTCGACAAGAAACACGAGGTGTAGTTAAAGCGAACAGTGCCGGGCAAGAGTTCATCGCTAGCTTTCATGCAGGCCACAACGAAGCTCAAACTACGCGAGTGAGAGCAGGCGCCACATTATCTTCGTAAGCTCTTCATGCGAAGCTGCTCGCCTGCGTCACTCCCATCATGCCTCCCCTTCTGCTGACTTCTACAAGCGAATCgtcgctctccctttctATTCTATTGCTGTCATCTTTGTGTTctgtttttgtttttattttcaccctctccacagcagcagacactcccctttcaccccccccctccgccctccTCACGGGCGTGGTGCGGCACACTGTCTCAGAGCATCCGCACTGTGCCGTGGTTTGCTCGGGTGCTCCGTAGACGgtcgaaagaaaaaaaggggacAAGCATAAAGCCACtcctcgccccctctccaccttttGCAGGCAGACACTACCGCTTTCACAGGGCACATGGACGGACCGTGTTTCTTTCAATCGAACGAGTCCGTCATCGCTACCACAATCACGCTGGCGCAATGGTGATGACGCCATCGCCTTCGTCGCAGCTCCCTTCGTCGGACAACCAGCAAAGCGACTGGACGCGGCGCATCCGCAAGTCGGATGTCTACCCCTCCTCACTGGGGGCCATCTGCGCACGGGTTGAGGCTCTGCGCTGTCGATGGAGAGATGGCGAAGCGGCAAATATCGTCCCTATTACGCAGGCCGTGTGCTCCCCGCTTTACCTGCGCTTAGATGTGGATAAAGCCCTCGCCCTAAAGCTGCTGGGGCCGGCGGCTGAGTACCAACAGTGCAGCGCGCCTATGGGCGAACGTGACGCCGCTCTCTGTGTGCTGTCCGTTGCACAGCTTCTGTCCAGACTTCATGCAGAGGGTGTGGTGCATGGACACGTGCAGGCAGGAGTAGTGTTGCACCACACGAGTGATGCGCGACGTGTCGTTGTTACTGAGTGTGAACTGCCCATGAGCGCTCTCGTTCCCCATGGTGGTGTAGGGAGTGACGCGCGGCAGTGTGCCGCACCGGAAATTCTGCGAGGAGACCCCTACACAGGCGCGGCTGATGTGTGGGGACTCGGTGTCCTTCTcgtccagctgctgcgggggcCGTTGAAGCCGCTGTGCACGGCTGATCTCGAAAACTCTGACCTTTTGTCGCCCTTCATCTCTGCGCTGAGCCCGGGTGCCGCGAGTTTTGTGCTGCCTTGCTTAAAGAGTGCCCCGCAAGCGCGTCCACTGCTGCTTGAGGTATTGCAGCACCCATTTCTGTCAGCCCTACCAATGGACGGAAACGAAGACGGTGACGAGCaaggcagcgacgacagTAGCACTAGTGAAGGGGAGGAACTGGAGGGCAGCGTGGCCGACTCTAGGTGAAGGTCACGGGGgacctctttccctcgtccaccttctccttttcactGTGTTTTGCTTTGGCACCCTACATGCTGTTACTTCAATGAAGCTGTGCGAGCTGAGCTGCTCCGATACaaaacacacagagggaTTAAGCGGCGCACTGTGAGTGAGTCGCCGTGAAATGCctctgaaaaaaaaaacgaaaaagtgCTGTAGCAacctccaccttctcttaCTGACGACTGCACTGGCCGCCCCAACCCCCAAATTCATGCGACCTtgctgcccctctctttcgtaGCGTTTTCTCTTTAATTTTCTccggctgcgtgtgtgtgtgggggggggggagggtgagcgCTGTCAAACAGGATTCCACGATGACCAGGCGAGAGGAAGGTGACGCGACAGAAGTCAGCGCTCCACCACCGACATGGCCCATTTTTGACATacaccacagagagagagagagatgtggCTTACAGCGGGGGGGTTAtttgtgcgctgccgccggcagcgcgcgGTGTTCGAGCCTGTGGAAGAGCGCGCGGGTACATTTTGGACGAGCCCGTTTCTGTGCTCGGGTGCTCAAGCGacggtgttttttttttgtgcgaCCGAGAAGCACGTGACCCGAAGTGGGGATGGTAGCGAGACGATGTATCACGGGTGCAACTGCGTACTCTCCCACCCTTCGCCACGCGCTCCACATCCCACAACAGCGCACTCCCTGGGTCCGTTTCACCTTTTGCTTTGCCCCTGCTCCCTCTAACCTTGATGATGCCGGCCGCCTCAGCTCGTGGTGCCTCGCGTTCCGTGTCCACTCTTGGTGGGGAAGCCACGCAGCCTGCAGCGGCCTGCCTGCGGGTAGAGTTGCAAAGTCTTAGTGTCGGCGGAGAGGTCTGGGCTGCTACAGTGCGGAAGAAACGTGCGGCCATGATCAGACCTACACTAGCTCACCATGACTCGTGTCGACGATTCAACAACTACACGCATCCACCTGCTGCATTAGCTGCACTGCGGCGATGTCGCGCGTAGTCCTGGACGtcgcctgcgctgcacgCCGTGGGGCTGGAATGGGACTGAACGGCACCAGGCGGTGCTGGTTGGATCCGTTCCGTCACATCGCCGTAGCGCAGCAAAGGTGTGCTTTGGTTGTGTGCATCTGCTTGTGGactcggcggtggtggaatGGAGGCGTTagtgaaagaaaaaaaagtggtTCGCTACTCTACAttgaaggagagaggggtggcggggagtggaggaggagacaacGAGAACAGAACCAATACTATCTTTACggatgtgtgtgggtgtgtgtgtgtgtgtggcggccACCAAAAAGACGGGCAAGTGAGTGTGTCGACAGCTGATGTTAGGTGTTCAATCCTCACCGCATTAGGCCCCACAGCCTACTTTTCACTTCCGTCTGTATGACGGTGGCGTCTTGTCTTTGTGTCAACTTAGCTGCTCACGTAAAGTCATCTTATTTCTGTTTTTCCCCTCGCATCCAACTCTGCTACGCGCCCCCGCGATCGTTGCGTGTTTtgcctctccgtctctttctGAACTACGGAAGACAATCCGGACCAGCTCGACCCCTCTTCCACCACACCATCTCACCCATGGGAGTTTTGTGTGTAACGGTACTGTCTTTGACAACCGACTGCTCATGCACGCCACTCCTAagtgctcttctctctgttaCTCCTGCTGCCTCCACCCTATCGCAGTTTGCGCTGTGGTGAACAACTTGCACTTACGCCCGCGAGAGGTATCGCCACATTCCCCGGCAGTCACGTGTGCTTGCCTGCGTCTTCCCCTGTGCACTGGGCAGATAAACGCCGGCACAAGCAGAGAGTCATACATCAAGACACATAGACCGCTGTTGTACGAGCTTGTCCTCTCAGTTTAACCCATTCAGCCCACCCCACAAATaagcacacacaacaccATGGCAGAGGGCGGTgttggcggcagcgacgagagCTTCATCTCGTTCGCGTTTGCTGTGACGTCGGTCATTCTCATCGTTCTCTACATCCCATGGATGATCAGAAAGACGCGGCGGTTAGTGTTCTATCACCAGTCTACAAAGAAGGAGCGGGCGAGCATGGTAAGCCCGCTAGTGGAGCTGTGGGACTCTGCAACGTACATTCCGCGTGTACTGTACGCCCTTGCGCAGGATCCGGCGGCGGTCGTTGCCGGCGCGAAGGTGTGCAATTCGGAGAAGGTCTTTTTTCTCCGCTGTGTGATGCCGAAGTTTCTCAAGTTTGTGATTCGTCCTCGCATCCTCGTGCCGATGCTGTGGTTTGtgctcttttcctccgccATGTACGCCTCCCTCACATTCGATCCGCACGCCATTCTTGGCTTGCCATCCTCGGCCTCCACCGCGGACATTAAGAAGACGTACCGTGCTCTCTCCAAGCGGTACCACCCCGATCACAACAAGACGGAAGGCGCCCGTGAGCTGTACGTTCAGGTGCGTCGTGCCTACAAGGCGCTCGTGGACCGCGAGGCatttgaggaggaggagaggcagaatGCGCAAGAGTTCGCTGTTGGTGTGGCGCTCCCGCGTTTCCTGACCTCTCGCGAACATGACGGGCTCGTGCTGTTTGGCCTTCTAGGACTTCTTATCGGGCTACCCATCTACATCTGGTACACCTTCACCAACGACAAGAAAGTGCCGCGCCTTCTCTGGCACATCCGCTTTGACAAGGAGCGTGTCGAGCACTTTCTGCTGCACTTTGGCATTCCCGCCGATCCCAAATACGTCGCGCGGCGTGAGTCGCGTCGCGCAATTCTGCGCATCCTTATCGCACTCAACACGGTACCGCCAAACGTGCGCGAGGACGTTGTGAATTCTTTTCCTCCACTCCCAGATtttgtgcagcgctgcatcgacGCCGATAAGAACGCAGCATTGTTCCGCAACT
This DNA window, taken from Leishmania panamensis strain MHOM/PA/94/PSC-1 chromosome 34 sequence, encodes the following:
- a CDS encoding hypothetical protein (TriTrypDB/GeneDB-style sysID: LpmP.34.4470) produces the protein MSRVTPKMPFKASLKLHAKAICQALPLSLLIVVETRDLYYRATWDVTPVPPTKFEVGDVVAVCNRWYTLPTWSHVVYSWFSKVLLKSCWDDVGVISSVKNGKPNILYVDFHGVQEQPLDAFLEARCPRGAAVRKLHRDEGVPSLSPDIADLFRTMVQKISVEPWFLFSASMRGGNEHKYYEFCVGMHEQRCKIRSMLQRRQSRAAIEAQQASLKEMEVMRQHLAKFVEPVTHFHLYNGSLVASFFATYGLVDREMPSPSRYVPQDFAHTIPFLGATTLEEPIVFFKN
- a CDS encoding protein kinase, putative (TriTrypDB/GeneDB-style sysID: LpmP.34.4480), producing the protein MVMTPSPSSQLPSSDNQQSDWTRRIRKSDVYPSSLGAICARVEALRCRWRDGEAANIVPITQAVCSPLYLRLDVDKALALKLLGPAAEYQQCSAPMGERDAALCVLSVAQLLSRLHAEGVVHGHVQAGVVLHHTSDARRVVVTECELPMSALVPHGGVGSDARQCAAPEILRGDPYTGAADVWGLGVLLVQLLRGPLKPLCTADLENSDLLSPFISALSPGAASFVLPCLKSAPQARPLLLEVLQHPFLSALPMDGNEDGDEQGSDDSSTSEGEELEGSVADSR
- a CDS encoding chaperone protein DNAj, putative (TriTrypDB/GeneDB-style sysID: LpmP.34.4490) codes for the protein MAEGGVGGSDESFISFAFAVTSVILIVLYIPWMIRKTRRLVFYHQSTKKERASMVSPLVELWDSATYIPRVLYALAQDPAAVVAGAKVCNSEKVFFLRCVMPKFLKFVIRPRILVPMLWFVLFSSAMYASLTFDPHAILGLPSSASTADIKKTYRALSKRYHPDHNKTEGARELYVQVRRAYKALVDREAFEEEERQNAQEFAVGVALPRFLTSREHDGLVLFGLLGLLIGLPIYIWYTFTNDKKVPRLLWHIRFDKERVEHFLLHFGIPADPKYVARRESRRAILRILIALNTVPPNVREDVVNSFPPLPDFVQRCIDADKNAALFRNLGLDAKAVGALQSYLAVNGVKIVDEYEAAVHLNGEEPKADDFQRVSISAYRATRYLFQQHTVQVEHALEELQVAMGGNVPSAKKLLNLHEELYDLLDMVYLRSEKPNKQLVMKLIAMPQRVSDIVDAIEPEMQLVYHRYFKSYMNHIQQQQRAARGGGAHPR